One stretch of Actinacidiphila sp. DG2A-62 DNA includes these proteins:
- a CDS encoding polyamine ABC transporter substrate-binding protein, producing MQTMPPALRAAAARSMTTGRGALGRRTLLRAAGLGAVAAAGLTGCGIPAAGRTGDTAASTDHSAQEKVVDFSNWDEYIDVTDDGKHRPTLEEFTRRTGIKVAYTEDINDNVEFFGKIKPQLAAGQDTGRDLMVLTDWLAGRMIRLGWVQELDPAHLPHAYANLEQRFRSPQWDPGRAYSYPWTGIPTCIAYNKKVTKGRAVTSISQLLDDPALKGKAAMLSEMRDTVGMTLLDMGKRPETVDDDSYDAALARIQGAVDRGQIRKFTGGEYTDGLSKGDIAACVAWAGDLVQLRLDDPDIAYAFPEAGHMISTDNLLVPDKARHKTNAEKLIDYYYQPPVAAKLAAYITYVSPVRGVREELAKIDPSLADNPLIIPDAAMDATSHEFRSLSDEEDARYEEKFSKLIGA from the coding sequence ATGCAGACGATGCCACCGGCGCTGCGGGCAGCCGCCGCGCGCAGCATGACCACCGGACGCGGCGCCCTGGGCCGCCGCACCCTGCTGCGCGCCGCCGGCCTCGGCGCCGTCGCGGCGGCCGGGCTGACCGGCTGCGGCATCCCGGCGGCCGGCCGCACCGGCGACACGGCCGCCTCCACCGATCACTCCGCGCAGGAGAAGGTCGTCGACTTCTCCAACTGGGACGAGTACATCGACGTCACCGACGACGGCAAGCACCGCCCCACCCTGGAGGAGTTCACCCGGCGCACCGGCATCAAGGTCGCGTACACCGAGGACATCAACGACAACGTCGAGTTCTTCGGCAAGATCAAGCCGCAGCTCGCGGCCGGCCAGGACACCGGCCGCGACCTGATGGTGCTCACCGACTGGCTGGCCGGGCGGATGATCCGGCTCGGCTGGGTGCAGGAACTCGACCCGGCCCACCTGCCGCACGCCTACGCCAACCTCGAACAGCGCTTTCGCAGCCCGCAGTGGGACCCCGGACGCGCCTACTCCTACCCGTGGACCGGCATACCGACCTGCATCGCGTACAACAAGAAGGTCACCAAGGGCCGCGCGGTCACCTCGATCTCGCAGCTGCTGGACGACCCCGCGCTCAAGGGCAAGGCGGCGATGCTCTCGGAGATGCGCGACACCGTCGGGATGACGCTGCTCGACATGGGCAAGCGGCCGGAGACCGTCGACGACGACTCCTACGACGCGGCGCTGGCGCGCATCCAGGGCGCGGTGGACCGCGGGCAGATCCGCAAGTTCACCGGCGGGGAGTACACCGACGGACTGAGCAAGGGCGACATCGCCGCCTGCGTCGCCTGGGCCGGCGACCTGGTCCAACTGCGGCTGGACGACCCCGACATCGCCTACGCCTTCCCCGAGGCCGGCCACATGATCTCCACCGACAACCTGCTCGTCCCGGACAAGGCGCGGCACAAGACCAACGCCGAGAAGCTGATCGACTACTACTACCAGCCGCCGGTCGCCGCCAAGCTCGCCGCGTACATCACCTACGTCTCCCCGGTGCGGGGCGTCCGCGAGGAGCTGGCGAAGATCGACCCGTCGCTCGCCGACAATCCGCTGATCATCCCGGACGCCGCGATGGACGCGACGTCCCACGAGTTCCGCTCGCTCAGCGACGAGGAGGACGCCCGGTACGAGGAGAAGTTCTCCAAGCTCATCGGCGCGTGA
- a CDS encoding ABC transporter ATP-binding protein: MTTSRTAADGAGATDGGGAADETGATDETGATDETGATDGTRAAPPGDAVRLTGISKSYGSFTAVHPLDLAVPAGSFFALLGASGCGKTTTLRMIAGLEAPSTGAVHLGGRDVTALPPYKRPVNTVFQNYALFPHLDVYENVAFGLRRRGIRSVRKQVGEMLDLVQLGPLARRRPHQLSGGQQQRVAVARALINRPEVLLLDEPLGALDLKLRRQMQLELKRIQTEVGITFVHVTHDQEEAMTMADTIAVMNAGRVEQLGAPANLYENPESTFVANFLGTSNLITAQVTGVRDGTVTLGAGGLTLRLPAARCPGGAATAGSRMLAGVRPEKIALAHRDDEAEIPAGRNRVPGTVVDSSFTGVSTQVLVDSPVGAGLEVYVPNVDRDTRLVPGAPVVLHWNPAHTFGLDADQDIDAGQILDDGQILDADRAVDAGAEPAG; this comes from the coding sequence ATGACCACCTCCCGCACCGCCGCGGACGGCGCCGGCGCCACCGACGGCGGTGGCGCCGCCGACGAGACCGGCGCCACCGACGAGACCGGCGCCACCGACGAGACCGGCGCCACCGACGGCACCCGTGCCGCGCCCCCGGGCGACGCCGTCCGGCTGACCGGGATCAGCAAGAGCTACGGCTCCTTCACCGCCGTCCACCCGCTCGACCTGGCCGTGCCCGCGGGCTCGTTCTTCGCGCTGCTGGGCGCCTCCGGCTGCGGCAAGACCACCACCCTGCGGATGATCGCCGGCCTGGAGGCCCCCAGCACCGGCGCCGTCCACCTCGGCGGGCGCGACGTGACCGCCCTGCCCCCGTACAAGCGCCCGGTCAACACGGTCTTCCAGAACTACGCGCTCTTCCCGCACCTGGACGTCTACGAGAACGTCGCCTTCGGGCTGCGCCGGCGCGGCATCAGGTCGGTGAGGAAGCAGGTCGGGGAGATGCTCGACCTGGTGCAGCTCGGACCGCTGGCCCGGCGCCGCCCGCACCAGCTGTCCGGCGGCCAGCAGCAGCGCGTCGCCGTCGCCAGGGCGCTGATCAACCGGCCCGAGGTGCTGCTGCTCGACGAGCCGCTCGGCGCGCTCGACCTGAAGCTGCGCCGCCAGATGCAGCTGGAGCTCAAGCGCATCCAGACCGAGGTCGGCATCACCTTCGTGCACGTCACCCACGACCAGGAGGAGGCCATGACGATGGCCGACACCATCGCGGTGATGAACGCCGGCCGGGTCGAGCAACTGGGCGCGCCCGCCAATCTCTACGAGAACCCCGAGTCGACCTTCGTCGCCAACTTCCTCGGCACCTCCAACCTCATCACCGCCCAGGTCACCGGCGTCCGCGACGGCACGGTCACGCTCGGCGCGGGCGGGCTGACACTGCGGCTGCCCGCAGCCCGCTGCCCCGGCGGCGCGGCCACCGCGGGCAGCCGGATGCTCGCCGGGGTCCGGCCGGAGAAGATCGCCCTCGCGCACCGCGACGACGAGGCGGAGATCCCGGCCGGCCGCAACCGCGTCCCCGGCACCGTGGTCGACTCCAGCTTCACCGGCGTGTCCACGCAGGTCCTGGTCGACAGCCCGGTCGGCGCGGGCCTGGAGGTCTACGTGCCCAACGTCGACCGCGACACCCGGCTGGTCCCCGGCGCGCCGGTCGTCCTGCACTGGAACCCCGCGCACACCTTCGGCCTTGACGCCGACCAGGACATCGACGCCGGGCAGATCCTCGACGACGGCCAGATCCTCGACGCCGACCGGGCCGTCGACGCGGGCGCGGAGCCGGCCGGATGA
- a CDS encoding ABC transporter permease translates to MTPYLLLLAGVVWLLVFFVAPMVYQASTSVQTGSLDTGFTVTWHFRTYWDALDAYWPQFVKSLVYSASATVLCLVVGYPLAYTIAFRAGRWRNVVLMLVIAPFFTSFLIRTLAWETILADQGPVVRLLSDAHVLDATSWLGLTSGDRLMATPLAVVCGLTYNFLPFMILPLYTSLERVDARLHEAAGDLYATPFTTFRKVTFPLSMPGVVAGTLLTFIPASGDYINAELLGSTQQKMIGNVIQSQFLRVLDYPTAAALSFILMAVILAIVTLYVRRAGTEDLV, encoded by the coding sequence ATGACGCCCTACCTGCTGCTGCTGGCCGGCGTGGTGTGGCTGCTGGTCTTCTTCGTCGCGCCGATGGTCTACCAGGCGTCGACCTCGGTGCAGACCGGCTCGCTGGACACCGGCTTCACGGTGACCTGGCACTTCCGCACCTACTGGGACGCGCTGGACGCGTACTGGCCGCAGTTCGTGAAGTCGCTGGTCTACTCCGCCTCCGCGACCGTGCTGTGCCTGGTCGTCGGCTACCCGCTCGCGTACACCATCGCCTTCCGCGCCGGACGCTGGCGCAACGTGGTGCTGATGCTGGTGATCGCGCCGTTCTTCACCAGCTTCCTGATCCGCACCCTGGCCTGGGAGACGATCCTCGCCGACCAGGGGCCGGTGGTGCGGCTGCTGAGCGACGCGCACGTCCTGGACGCCACCTCGTGGCTCGGCCTGACCTCCGGCGACCGGCTGATGGCCACGCCGCTGGCCGTGGTGTGCGGGCTGACCTACAACTTCCTGCCGTTCATGATCCTGCCGCTGTACACGTCGCTGGAACGCGTGGACGCCCGGCTGCACGAGGCGGCCGGCGACCTGTACGCCACGCCGTTCACCACCTTCCGCAAGGTCACCTTCCCGCTGTCCATGCCCGGCGTGGTGGCCGGCACCCTGCTCACCTTCATCCCCGCCTCCGGCGACTACATCAACGCCGAGTTGCTGGGCTCCACCCAGCAGAAGATGATCGGCAACGTCATCCAGTCGCAGTTCCTGCGGGTGCTGGACTACCCGACGGCCGCCGCCCTGTCCTTCATCCTGATGGCGGTCATCCTCGCGATCGTCACCCTCTACGTCCGCCGGGCGGGAACGGAGGACCTGGTCTGA
- a CDS encoding ABC transporter permease has product MRATRWLRRHLVVICGVATLVYLIVPNLVVLLFSFNKPNGRYNYTWTRFSTDAWQHPCGVAGLCGSLTTSLKIAVYATIAATALGTLTAFALARYRFRGRAATNMLIFLPMAMPEVVMGASLGTLFLNMRIRFGFWTILIAHIMFCLSFVVTAVKARVMSMDPRLEQAAQDLYATPAQTFLRITLPLAAPGIAAGALLSFALSFDDYIITSFNAGNTVTFPMFVWGSAQRGTPVQVNVIGTAMFLVAVVLVLAAQLIGGRRKARAR; this is encoded by the coding sequence ATGCGCGCGACCCGCTGGCTGCGCCGCCACCTCGTGGTGATCTGCGGCGTGGCGACCCTGGTCTATCTGATCGTCCCCAACCTGGTCGTGCTGCTGTTCTCCTTCAACAAGCCCAACGGCCGCTACAACTACACCTGGACCCGCTTCTCCACCGACGCCTGGCAGCACCCGTGCGGCGTCGCCGGCCTGTGCGGCTCGCTCACCACCAGCCTGAAGATCGCCGTCTACGCGACGATCGCCGCGACCGCGCTGGGCACCCTCACCGCCTTCGCGCTGGCCCGCTACCGCTTCCGCGGACGCGCCGCCACCAACATGCTGATCTTCCTGCCGATGGCGATGCCCGAGGTCGTCATGGGCGCCTCGCTCGGCACGCTGTTCCTCAACATGCGCATCCGGTTCGGCTTCTGGACCATCCTCATCGCGCACATCATGTTCTGCCTGAGCTTCGTGGTCACCGCCGTCAAGGCCCGCGTGATGAGCATGGACCCGCGGCTGGAGCAGGCCGCGCAGGACCTGTACGCCACCCCGGCGCAGACCTTCCTGCGGATCACCCTGCCGCTGGCCGCGCCCGGCATCGCGGCCGGCGCCCTGCTGTCCTTCGCGCTGTCCTTCGACGACTACATCATCACCAGCTTCAACGCCGGCAACACCGTCACCTTCCCGATGTTCGTCTGGGGCTCGGCGCAGCGCGGCACCCCGGTCCAGGTCAACGTGATCGGCACGGCGATGTTCCTGGTCGCCGTGGTGCTCGTGCTCGCGGCGCAGCTGATCGGGGGCCGCAGGAAGGCACGCGCGCGGTGA
- a CDS encoding CoA-acylating methylmalonate-semialdehyde dehydrogenase: MTSDHITHWIAGRPWHGVAARRGDVYDPATGAVARQVDLADAEVVDRAVAAALEAFRQWRHTSVARRTSVLFAFRELLNARREELAALIVSEHGKVHSDALGEVARGLEVVEYACGIPQLSRGSFTEQASTGVDVYSVRQPLGPVAIISPFNFPAMVPMWFFPIAIAAGNTVVVKPSEKDPSAANLLARLWQEAGLPDGVFNVVHGDKPAVDRLLEHPDVKAVSFVGSTPVARHVYETGTRHGKRVQALGGAKNHMLVLPDADLDLAADAAVNAGYGAAGERCMAVSVLVAVDPVGDELVERITRRIAELKVGPGSAPGSQMGPLVTGAHRDKVASYLDAGTAEGAALAVDGRAHAVEGEPGGFWLGPTLFDHVKPGMSVYEDEIFGPVLSVVRVGSYDEGLALINANPYGNGTALFTNDGGAARRFQHEVEVGMVGINVPIPVPVAYYSFGGWKNSLFGDAHAYGEDGVRFFTRGKAVTQRWLDPSHGGINLGFPTNS; the protein is encoded by the coding sequence GTGACGAGCGACCACATCACCCACTGGATCGCGGGCCGGCCCTGGCACGGCGTCGCCGCGCGGCGCGGCGACGTGTACGACCCGGCGACCGGCGCGGTCGCCCGGCAGGTCGACCTGGCCGACGCCGAGGTCGTCGACCGGGCGGTGGCCGCGGCGCTGGAGGCGTTCCGGCAGTGGCGGCACACCTCGGTGGCCCGGCGCACCTCGGTGCTCTTCGCCTTCCGCGAGCTGCTCAACGCCCGCCGCGAGGAACTGGCCGCGCTGATCGTCTCCGAGCACGGCAAGGTGCACTCCGACGCGCTCGGCGAGGTCGCCCGCGGCCTGGAGGTGGTGGAGTACGCCTGCGGCATCCCGCAGCTGTCCCGCGGCTCCTTCACCGAGCAGGCGTCCACCGGCGTCGACGTCTACTCGGTGCGGCAGCCGCTCGGCCCGGTCGCGATCATCTCGCCGTTCAACTTCCCGGCCATGGTGCCGATGTGGTTCTTCCCGATCGCCATCGCGGCCGGCAACACCGTGGTCGTCAAGCCGTCGGAGAAGGACCCGTCGGCCGCGAACCTGCTGGCCCGGCTCTGGCAGGAGGCGGGGCTGCCGGACGGCGTGTTCAACGTCGTGCACGGCGACAAGCCGGCCGTCGACCGACTGCTGGAGCACCCGGACGTCAAGGCGGTGTCCTTCGTCGGCTCCACCCCGGTCGCCCGGCACGTCTACGAGACCGGCACCCGGCACGGCAAGCGCGTCCAGGCGCTCGGCGGCGCCAAGAACCACATGCTGGTGCTGCCCGACGCCGACCTGGACCTGGCCGCGGACGCCGCGGTCAACGCCGGCTACGGCGCGGCGGGGGAGCGGTGCATGGCGGTCTCGGTGCTGGTCGCCGTCGACCCGGTGGGCGACGAGCTGGTGGAGCGGATCACCCGGCGCATCGCCGAGCTGAAGGTGGGCCCCGGCAGCGCCCCCGGCTCCCAGATGGGCCCGCTGGTCACCGGCGCGCACCGGGACAAGGTCGCCTCCTACCTGGACGCGGGCACGGCCGAGGGCGCCGCCCTGGCGGTCGACGGCCGCGCCCACGCCGTCGAGGGCGAGCCCGGCGGCTTCTGGCTCGGCCCGACCCTCTTCGACCACGTCAAGCCCGGCATGTCGGTCTACGAGGACGAGATCTTCGGCCCGGTGCTGTCGGTGGTCCGGGTCGGCTCCTACGACGAGGGGCTCGCGCTGATCAACGCCAACCCGTACGGCAACGGCACCGCGCTGTTCACCAACGACGGCGGCGCGGCCCGGCGGTTCCAGCACGAGGTCGAGGTCGGCATGGTCGGCATCAACGTGCCGATCCCGGTCCCGGTGGCGTACTACTCCTTCGGAGGCTGGAAGAACAGCCTGTTCGGCGACGCGCACGCCTACGGCGAGGACGGGGTGCGGTTCTTCACCCGCGGCAAGGCGGTCACCCAGCGCTGGCTGGACCCCTCACACGGGGGGATCAACCTCGGCTTCCCCACCAACTCCTGA
- a CDS encoding phosphatase PAP2 family protein: MLTWQVSAGGALVARDGRVLRWFLREAAAHPGLDTTAHYLCKLGNVQVAVPVLLAAVVGTGWAGRAAGLPRWWLPPAAAALAMAAVPLVVTVVKDAVHRPPPGGTVPDPSGYGWFPSGHTATSAVAFGAAALLVLPWLAHGPARWAVRAGTPLLLLAIGLALVWCDYHWPLDVLASWSLTLTLLSGVAAARAVAARAATAAQGPAPGSPPDSGPGPADGSADGPAQESAPGSGVGGEAEVDPPV, encoded by the coding sequence GTGCTCACCTGGCAGGTGTCCGCGGGCGGCGCGCTGGTCGCGCGGGACGGGCGGGTGCTGCGCTGGTTCCTCCGCGAGGCGGCGGCGCACCCGGGGCTGGACACCACCGCGCACTACCTGTGCAAGCTGGGCAACGTCCAGGTCGCCGTGCCGGTGCTGCTGGCCGCGGTGGTGGGCACGGGCTGGGCCGGGCGCGCCGCGGGGCTGCCGCGCTGGTGGCTGCCGCCGGCCGCGGCGGCGCTGGCGATGGCCGCGGTGCCGCTGGTGGTGACCGTGGTCAAGGACGCCGTGCACCGGCCCCCGCCCGGCGGCACGGTGCCGGACCCGAGCGGCTACGGCTGGTTCCCCTCCGGCCACACCGCGACCTCGGCGGTGGCCTTCGGGGCCGCGGCGCTGCTGGTGCTGCCGTGGCTGGCGCACGGCCCGGCGCGCTGGGCGGTACGGGCGGGCACGCCGCTGCTGCTGCTCGCCATCGGTCTGGCGCTGGTGTGGTGCGACTACCACTGGCCGCTGGACGTGCTGGCCAGCTGGTCGCTGACGCTGACCCTGCTGTCGGGCGTGGCGGCGGCCCGCGCGGTGGCGGCCAGGGCCGCCACCGCCGCGCAGGGGCCCGCGCCGGGCTCCCCGCCGGACTCCGGGCCAGGGCCCGCGGACGGGTCCGCGGACGGGCCCGCACAGGAGTCCGCGCCGGGCTCAGGAGTTGGTGGGGAAGCCGAGGTTGATCCCCCCGTGTGA
- the gabT gene encoding 4-aminobutyrate--2-oxoglutarate transaminase: MTEVPQERKLVTAVPGPRSKELLARKSAAVADGVGVTLPVFVTRAGGGIVEDVDGNRLIDFGSGIAVTSVGNSAEAVVRRASAQLADFTHTCFMITPYEGYVEVAERLAELTPGDHPKKSALFNSGAEAVENAVKIARAYTKRTAVVVFDHGYHGRTNLTMALTAKNMPYKEGFGPFAPEVYRVPLAYGYRWLTGPEHAAEEAAAQAIDMINKQIGAEHVAAIVIEPIAGEGGFIEPAKGFLPRIAQFAKNNGIVFVADEIQTGFCRTGQWFACEDEGIVPDLITTAKGIAGGLPLAAVTGRAEIMDAAHAGGLGGTYGGNPVACAAALGAIETMKELDLPARARRIGEIMTPRLRALQDKHAAIGEVRGRGAMIAIELVEPGTKNPDAALTAKVAKACHAAGLVVLTCGTYGNVLRFLPPLVIGEDLLNEGLDIIEDAFAGV, encoded by the coding sequence ATGACCGAAGTGCCGCAGGAACGCAAGCTCGTCACGGCCGTGCCGGGGCCGAGGTCCAAGGAGCTGCTGGCCCGCAAGTCCGCCGCGGTCGCGGACGGCGTGGGCGTCACCCTGCCGGTGTTCGTCACCCGTGCGGGCGGCGGCATCGTCGAGGACGTCGACGGCAACCGCCTGATCGACTTCGGCTCCGGCATCGCCGTCACCTCGGTCGGCAACAGCGCCGAGGCCGTGGTCCGCCGCGCCTCCGCCCAGCTCGCCGACTTCACCCACACCTGTTTCATGATCACCCCGTACGAGGGCTACGTGGAGGTCGCCGAGCGGCTGGCCGAGCTGACCCCGGGCGACCACCCGAAGAAGTCCGCGCTGTTCAACTCCGGCGCGGAGGCGGTGGAGAACGCGGTGAAGATCGCCCGCGCGTACACCAAGCGCACCGCCGTGGTGGTCTTCGACCACGGCTACCACGGCCGCACCAATCTCACGATGGCGCTGACCGCGAAGAACATGCCGTACAAGGAGGGCTTCGGGCCGTTCGCTCCGGAGGTGTACCGGGTGCCGCTGGCGTACGGCTACCGGTGGCTGACCGGGCCCGAGCACGCCGCGGAGGAGGCCGCCGCGCAGGCCATCGACATGATCAACAAGCAGATCGGCGCGGAGCACGTCGCGGCGATCGTGATCGAGCCGATCGCCGGCGAGGGCGGCTTCATCGAGCCGGCCAAGGGCTTCCTGCCGCGGATCGCGCAGTTCGCGAAGAACAACGGGATCGTGTTCGTCGCCGACGAGATCCAGACCGGCTTCTGCCGCACCGGCCAGTGGTTCGCGTGCGAGGACGAGGGCATCGTGCCCGACCTGATCACCACCGCCAAGGGCATCGCCGGTGGGCTGCCGCTGGCCGCGGTGACCGGCCGCGCGGAGATCATGGACGCCGCGCACGCCGGCGGCCTGGGCGGCACCTACGGCGGCAACCCGGTGGCCTGCGCGGCGGCGCTCGGCGCCATCGAGACGATGAAGGAGCTCGACCTGCCGGCCAGGGCGCGGCGGATCGGTGAGATCATGACCCCGCGGCTGCGCGCGCTGCAGGACAAGCACGCCGCGATCGGCGAGGTCCGCGGGCGCGGCGCGATGATCGCGATCGAGCTGGTGGAGCCGGGCACGAAGAACCCGGACGCCGCGCTGACCGCCAAGGTGGCCAAGGCGTGCCACGCGGCCGGCCTGGTGGTGCTCACCTGCGGCACGTACGGCAACGTGTTGCGCTTCCTGCCGCCCCTGGTCATCGGCGAGGATCTGTTGAACGAGGGCCTCGACATCATCGAGGACGCCTTCGCCGGCGTCTGA